Genomic window (Spirosoma sp. KCTC 42546):
TGATTTTTTCAGGCGGTCAATATAACCACCCGGATTTACTCCGGCCTGGGTAATGGAGTCACCAAAGAAGATGACGCGAGTGGGTTTAGCCGCGCTCATGGCGAGCAAACCAGCGGTTAACAGGAAAAGCAGAGATCGATAAACTGTAGTCATAGTTCTTAAAGCAGTAAGGGAATTACCATTACTCATTTATACCTTCCATCACAGGATAAGTAAACCAATGTTACCTAAATAGTTTCTTTTCGTCTGATGGTTGATTGAGTCAATAATCGCCTAAAATTAGACCCTAGCCTGAAATCAGGCAACTACGAAAAACAAAAAACGATGAGAGGCCTAAACAAAGTAACACTAATTGGCAATCTGGGTAAAGACCCCGAAATTCAGCAACTCGACGGGAATATCAGCGTCGCAAAGTTTTCATTGGCTACTACCGAATCCTACAAAGATGATAAAGGCCAGGTGCAGTCAAACACTGAATGGCACAGCATTGTGGTTTGGCGAGGCTTAGCCGACTTAGCCCACAAGTACCTGCACAAAGGCAGTGCCGTGTATCTGGAGGGCAAACTCAAAACGCGCCAGTTTGAGGATAAAGAGGGGAATAAAAAATATGTGACGGAAATTATTGGCGACAGCTTTATCATGCTCGATAAGCCTGAGCACGAAGCCTAGCTTAAACTAACTTACCTTAAGCCGTACCTTATTTACTACACACAATGCAGTAAATAAGGTACGGCTTTCAATTGATATAATTCTCTGATTATCCATCAACTATAGCCAATAAATCAGGGCTGCTAGTGCCATAGTTGATGGGATGAGCTCTGTCAAATCGTTTACGTTCCACTTATATTTGGCATACGAATGAGGCTTAAAGCAAAAATATACCTTTACAGATTTCCATTCATTTCCAGCAATTTCCTTCGGATTATAAAATGAAAATTTGTGTAGCGCAGACAAGACCAGTCAAAGGCGACATTGAACGCAATCGTATCAGGCACGAGGAATTGATAGCCCTTGCGGTATCCAATGAAGCTGATATCATAATTTTTCCTGAACTCTCACTAACAGGTTATGAGCCACAGCTGGCAAACGAATTAGCAACGGATCAGAACGATAGCCGGTTTGATAGTTTTCAGAAAATCAGCGATACCAACAACATAATCATTGGTATTGGTGTGCCAACTCAGACTCCTACAGGCATTTGTATTAGCCTCGTTATTTTTCAACCTAATCAAGTCAGGCAAACGTATTCAAAAAAATACCTGCACGCCGATGAAGTACCCTTTTTCAAAAGTGGCCAAAATCTCACAGGCTTACTTGGTAACGAAGCTGCTATTGCTTTAGCCATTTGTTATGAGCTTTCGGTTCCAGAACATGCCGAGGACGCGTTTAAGCAGGGGGCTAAAATTTACATAGCTAGTGTAGCAAAGTCTATAGAAGGTGTTGAAAAAGCCACCCAACGTTTAGCTGAGATTGCCGCCACCTACTCCATGACCGTATTCATGTCAAACTGCGTTGGACACTGCGATGATTTTGACTGTGGTGGAAAAACGTCTATCTGGAATACAGGTGGCTTACTGGTTGGGCAACTAAATGACAGCAGTGAAGGCATTTTGCTTATTGATACCGAAACACAGGAAATAACTGAGCGGATTCTTTACACAGAACGCTAACCTCTTAATTTCCAACACACCTCCGCCAGCGCTGTTTCATCACCTACATTGCCCGGAAAAACTACATACATAATGCCCGGAAATTTACTTTTCACATCCATCTGCCAGACAGGAACACCGGGAATTATAGGCCCAAGAACAAGGGCTTTTTCGGCAGAGAGTCCCTTTGAGGCCAGATCACTGGACGTAATCCCCCCTTTGGCAACAATAAATTGGGGGCGCACACTGATCCCATTCAGGATGTTGACGAGGAAATCGGAGACAAGCGCATTAATCGTCAGACTACTTTTTGTATCCTGTCCAACTTCCAGTTTACGACTGGTATGAATAACTACGTTTTCTCCAGAGACAAGCCACTGATCCGCTTGCCTGCTTATGGCTTCAGCTTTCGAAACCAGTTCCGTTGAATGCAGAACCTCACCAACGTTTACTTCAATAGATTGATATATTCCTGTTGCCAGGAGAACATTCAGTTGGCCAGTTGTTTTAGGGACATGAGACCCTACTAGTACGAGTGAACCCGTAGGAGATTCTACGTCCTCTATTTGGGGAACAAAGGGTTTGCCAGATTCCATCCCGGCCCGGATCGGTACCAGCGTTGCTGAACTCCGGTATAAAAATTTCTTCCCTGATTTTTCGGCTACCAGCAAGCCCATTACCGCTACCTCCAGGTCTCTGTAACTGGCGGCATTGATAATACAGACGGAGCCCCTGGCACAAGCGTTCAATTTATCACCAACCACTTCTGGTCCTCCCTTTCGTATATCGTCAATTGAAACAGACTTTACGTCTGATGCCTTAATCCGTCCCCTGGTTTTTTCTTCTACCCATAGTTTCAGGTTTGAATTTTTGTAGCCAAACACCACATCTTTGGCAAATGGCGTATCGGAAACAGGCACCAGCTCCTCATTCTCTACCAGATAATGAACATCATCCAGGGTGAACCGACCGCCTTCAATAAAGGCTGGCACCAACACAATAACAGCGTCCTCTATAGCCAGCGTTCGGGCAATAGCCTCTACTTCGGCGGGAAAATGGCCTCTTAAGGTGGAGTCACTTCGGCTGATCACGACGATCTCCCGTGCGCTATCGGTAGCAGCCTGCTGTACGTTAGTGCCTATTTCCTCAATAAGCTCAACTGCTTCCTGTTCGGGCAGACTACGCGAATTGGTGAGGATAAATAAAATTGACGGCTTTTTCTTCAACTCCTCCGTAATCAACTCCACCCGCCAGGATGTAAGTACAGGTACATCGTAACAGGTTTGGGTGCCGGTCGGATCGTCGTCGAGCACAATAATTGTTTTTCCGCTCTTACTAAACGCTTCGCGAATAGACACAAGCATATCTTCCGGGTAGTTGGTAGGCAGTTGCGCCATTTTCTGATGTACATTCACAACCATTGACAATTTTTAGTAACCCAATACAATACGTGTTTAACCTCATAAATTTGGCCACGCTCCCGTAACCAATAGGAGTTTTTCGGGTAAACCTACTTTATAAGGAAAACAGCCTGCTGATTTCCTTTTATGCCGACATCCTGTTAATCATAAAAATCAGCGTTCAAACAAGTTAACACGATGCAACTAATCATAACAGGAGGAGCCGGATTCCTTGGTCAACGGCTGGCTAAAGCACTCCTAAACAGTTCGGTCGTTTTTGATGCATTACTTCTGGTCGATATTGTGCTGCCTCTCAACCCAGGCAATGACACAAGAGTAACGTGCCAGCAGTTAGATTTATCGGAAGAAGGAGTCGCTAAAAATCTCATCACGAACCAAACAGGGCTTATTTTCCATCTGGCTGCTGTGGTGAGTAGTCAGGCAGAAAAAGAGTTTGATTTGGGCTGGCGGGTGAATCTTGATAGCACCCGATACCTACTGGAAGCCTGTCGCTGTCAACATCCGGGTATTCGGTTTGTGTTTGCCAGCTCCCTGGCTGTCTATGGCGGTCAGTTGCCTGCTATTGTCGATGACCTCACCGTTGTTACGCCACGGTCATCCTACGGAGCCCAAAAAGCCATGGGCGAATTTCTGGTCAATGACTATAGCCGAAAAAACTTTGTGGATGGGCGCGTGTTGCGATTACCAACCATTTGCGTTCGGCCGGGTCGACCCAACCAGGCAGCCTCTTCATTTGTCAGTAGCATTATCCGTGAACCCATTCATGGGGAGGAAGCTATCTGCCCTGTATCGCCCGAGCTGGCCCTCTGGCTCTCGAGTCCAGACACTATTATTGACAACATTATTAAAGCAGCTACGCTACCCGGCACTGTCTTTGGCGACTGGCGTACGGTAAATCTACCGGGTATTGGTGTCACTGTGCAACAGATGCTTGACTCACTTGAGCGAATTACGGATCAGGAAACACGCGCCAGAGTCCAGTTCAAACCCGATCCAGCCATTAACGCCATTGTAAGCAGTTGGCCTGGTGTTATCGATAACTCGAGGGCTCTTCAACTCGGGTTCAGGGTTGATAGTCATTTCGATCAGTTCATTACCCAATTTATTGCTCAAACTAACGTGTAACTTGTTAGTCTGGGTTTACAATGCACTCTTTGTTATCTATACAACCCGCTCAGCCAAAACCGGACTGTTTCGAATGGATGCCTGATGCAGAAAAAATAGTTTCATGTCTGCCTCCAGTAGTAAACTGGGTTCGGGAGTAATCAAAAATCCGGTCGCGGTTCGGATCGCGACGATTAATCCCTCGGCCAGGTTATCGTCAATAAGTTGTTGCAACGGAAGTCCCCGGTAATCTTTGGCCAATTTGTTAATCTCCTTCACATCCATAATGGAGCCATTTTCGACATTACCCGTCAGATAATCGAGAAACTCCATAATATCGGGCCGACTGACAATACTGGCCATATGGGCACCGCCAATCTTGTCGGGCATAACAACGTTGTTAGCACCCGCTTTCCGTAATTTGTTCTGGGCAGAGTAGTGCGATGCGCGGCTAATGATGGTTAGTTTATCATTCAGGCTGCGAGCACTGAGCACAATAAACACATTATCGGCATCCGTTGGCAGGGCGGTCAATAAGGCCTTCGCACGTGTAATTCCGGCTTTTAAAAGGGTTTCATCTTCAGTGGCACTCCCAATCACATAGAGCAGCGACGCGTCTTTAGTCTCGTACGTACGGATACGTTCTTCATTTTGCTCGATAACAATAAACGGCACTCTGTGCTGGCGCAGGGTAATAGCCGCTTCCTGACCGCTACGCCCAAGGCCACACAGAATCACATGGTTAGCGAGTGTGTCTATCTGGTTCGCCATTTTCCGTTGTTTAAAATAGTGGGAGAATTCGCCACTGGCAATGTATTGGGTAATAAGGGCCAGCGCGTAGGCAAAGGTTGTAAAACTGGAAATCAGTAAAAAAACAGTAAACAGCCGCCCGGCTGGCGATAGAGGTCTCACTTCGGTATAGCCTGCCGTTGTAATGGAAATTACGGTCATGTACAGGGCATCAACAAAATTGTATTGCTCGATAGACATGTACCCCGCAATTCCCAAAATAGAAATGCCCAGTATAACCAACAAAGGGGAAAGGAGCGAGAAGGGCTGCTTTAATTTCGATAACACGCTATTTTTTGGTATATAATTTCAAAATTATTTAAAATATAGAACAAAAAAGATGAGTTAAGTCATTAAATAAAAATAGTATCTCCAGAACCCTTCTTTTCTTCCAACGTTTATCAACTAATCAAAATAGCATCCTCTGAGCAACGTAGACGTCACATACGCACCGATTACAGTTTATCTGAGATCAATGTGTAGTCTACCTACCGCTTACACGATTTTGACCCTAAAATGGTGACTAAAAGTTAAAGCATTAGTCAATAAAGCGTACATATTTCATTAATTACGTTCCTAATGCGGTCATTTTCTTGTGTCTTGTTTTTGATAGTTAGCATCCTCATCAGTAGCTGTACCGAGACCCAAAAGTCCCATTTAGCAACATCGACAGAAACTAAACCGACATCCATTCAACATACGGGAGACTCCTACCAGCTCTTACGGTACGGCAAGCCTTATTTCATTCAGGGAGCGGGGGGCGTAAGCCATTTGGCTCAGTTAAAAGACTGTGGAGGCAACTCGATTCGCATCTGGGATGATCTGGAGGCAGGTTCTATTTTGGACCAATCCGAGAAACTTGGATTAACGGTATTCTTTGGCCTTTGGGTAGAGCGGGAACTGGAAGGGTTCGATTATGATAACCAGGAAGCTGTTGACCGGCAGTATGAACGCATTCGTAAAATCGTACTCAAATACAAAAACCATCCTGCGGTACTCATGTGGTGTGTGGGGAATGAATGGGCAATGGAAGCGAGTAACTTCCGGGTGTATGACGAAGTAAATCGACTTGCCGCTTTAGTCCATGAACTGGATCCAGACCATCCGGTTGCAACCGTTATTTCGCCTGATAGTGAACGGGCTATCTGGCTCGTTCAGGAACGTTGCCCAGCCATTGATGTGTTGGCCCTTAATTCCTATGCGTTAACGGAAAAGCTACCTCAATTTTTAAAAAAAGGAGGATGGGATAAACCTTATCTGATTTCTGAATATGGAGCCCAGGCCTATTGGGAAACACCCGTCACCCCCTGGAAAGCGCCTATCGAGCCTACCAGTCAGGAGAAGTATGATTTTGTGAAAAAATTCTATCGCCAGTACATTGGTTCACGCCCTCCAAATTGTTTAGGCGCTTATTTATTTTATTGGGGCTTTAAGCAGGAAGAAACCCATACCTGGTTTAATGTATTCGATGATCAGGGCCGGGCCACGTCATTGGTGGAATTAATGCAATTGCTTTGGTCGGGGAAACAAACGCTCAATAAAGCTCCCGTTGTTAAAGGGCTGTTGATTGATGGAAAAGCAAGTACTTACCAATCGTATATACCCTCAGTTGCCGCTCATCAGGCCCAGATTTTGACCAGTGATCCCGAAGGAGATACCCTAACCTACTATTGGGAAATCAAACGGCGTGCTCAGTTTTCGGCAGATTATGCAGGAACACCACTTCCCGCTTTAAAAGGGTTGATACAGAACCCTAACCAGTCTGCTATTTCATTTAAGTTGCCAACTAAGCCCGGCGCTTATCGTCTGTTTGCTTACGCCTACGATACACATAGACATATATCGTCAGCCAATTTTTCCTTTGAAGTAAGGCCGTCCGATTCGGCTAAAGATGAGTAAGTCCATTTTCCCACTAAAGCGTTTCCTCTTAATTGACACAGTATATGCGAACTATTACTGGCTTGGCCAAAAAGGCATTAGGTATCCATCCGCAACAGGGCGTAAATCCACTAAAGAACCTGACACATATTGGTTCCCATTTTCATGGGTATCATGTACCCAGCAATTTTCTGACAAGTGAGTCAATTTGTTACTGCATCGGAGCGGGTGAGGATATTTCGTTTGACACCGAATTAAAAGTTATTTACGACGCGCAGGTGTTCATTTTTGACCCAATGCCAGAAGGTGTCAATCATTTCCGTAAACTGAAAGAGTTTACCAAAAATCAGCAGCCCCTAACGATTGAACCAACCGTACCGTTTACGTACCGAATCTCAGAAAAACAGGTAGAGGAGATTACGTTTGTTGAAATTGGTGTTTGGGATCAGAAAACGAACCTGAAGTTTTTTGCCCCCGAGCGTGACGATTATGCCTCGCACTCGCTTTATCTATTCCAGGAGTCCAACGACTATATTGAGGCTCCCGTCGACCGGCTAAGTAATCTGATGAACATGCTGGGACACAGCAGCCTGGATGTAGTCAAACTGGAAATTGAAGGGGCTGAATATACCGTAATTGATACGATTGTTAAAGACAAGCTAGATATCAAAATAATCCTGGTGGAGTTTGACGAAGTTCATAATGCCAACGATAAATCGTTCCACTTTCGGATTAAAAAAACCTGCAAAAAATTAAAAGAAGCAGGGTACGTACTGGTCCATTCTACCCACAACTTAAAGCGGACATTTATTCGGGAAGATGTCTATAAGTCGCTAAAGAACCAGGAGAATCTGCCCGTGAATTTCACAATCAACAAAGCAGCTGACTATTCATCGGCTCCAATTACTTCACGATAAAAACGGGTCAACTCAGGGTTTATACAACCAGATTTAACAGCAAAACGCCTATCAGCCCAACAATGGATACGATGGTTTCCATCAGCGACCAGGTTCGGATGGTTTGCCCGATGGTTAGGTTGAAATATTCCTTAAAGAGCCAGAACCCGCCGTCGTTGATGTGCGAAAACATCAGGCTTCCTGAGCCAATGGCCAGCACCATCAGTTCGGGTTTGATAGGCTGCGATTGTAATAAAGGCAAAATAATTCCCACGGTAGTTAACCCGGCTACCGTGGCCGAACCTACACATACCCGGATAAAGGCGGCAATGCCCCAGCCCAGCAACAACGGCGGAATAGCGGCATCGGCCAGTAAGCTACCAATATATTTACTGGTGCCACTGTCGCCGAAAACCTGCTTTAATGCACCTGCTCCGGCAATGACCAGAAGAATCGGGGCGATAGCTTTAACGGCTTCTTCCATGTCTTTGGTGATAGCCTTCATCGACTGTCCCTGACGGAGACCCAGTGCGTACATTGCCACCAGCACCGACAACAACATACCGATATAGGGCTCGGCCAATAACGTAACAATGGTTTTCAGGAACGACTCACCAGGCATCGCATTTTTCAGCGGGCCAAATGTCGTTAACAGCAATACGGGCAGCAGGGCGACAAAAAAGCTGATTCCCGCACCTGGTAAATTCTGGGAAGGTACTTCGCGTATATTAAACAGATCCCGATTCGGCGACGCCTTGATATTGACCAGCGTTCTACCAAACAACGGCCCAGCAATAATGATAGCGGGAATAGCAACAATGATCCCATAAATAAGGGTTTGCCCTATGTTCGCGTTGAGCTGACCTGCCACTGCCGAGGGCGATGGGTGCGGGGGCAAATAACCATGTGCGACTGATAACGCCGACAGCATGGGTACCGCTACCGACATAAGGGGTAAGCGAGACGACGCTGCGATGGTAAAAATTAGGGGAACAACAATAATGAAACCCGCATTGTAGAATAGTGGGATACCAATAACAAAGCCCGCTAAGGCTAGTCCCCAGCGAATATTTTTTATACCAAACCAACCAATCAGCACATCGGTGATTCGTCGGGCAGCCCCACTTTCGGCTACCAGACGGCCCAACATTGCCCCAAAACCGATGATCAGTACCAGTTCGCCCAATGTACCACCAATACCACTCTGAATCGACTTACCAACAGCCACCACATCCATACCCGATGCCAACCCAATACCTAAGGCGACAATGACAAATGAGATGAAGGTATCTAAACGGACAAAGGCAACTAAAAAAACAAGCGTCAGAATCCCGATCAGGGTGAGAATAAGGGGCATAATAGTTACGAGGGTCTGGGGCATTTAAACACAGAGAAAATGGAGATAAACATGGAGCACATGGAAAAAGCCCTCTGTCTACTCTATGCTAATCTCTGTTTTCTCTGTGTTTAAACACGATCATTCGAACGACAAAGCGTAAGTTGCTAATTTTTCTACTTCATTCGCTAACGAATTGGTCAGGTCGAAGGGCACAACGTGCAGGCGAGTGGTAGCATCGTAGCCAAACACGGGCAACGGCTGACGAAACGATTCATTTGCCGGGTAAATCAGAAACAGGTCGTCGGCTGCGTATTTTTTCCCATAAGCGTACAATTGATACATGTCGGCCTGCTCGATGCCGTAGTTACCCGAAACAGGATTAGCACCTGCCTCCCGGCCCTTGATCTGCTTCCATTTTGTATCAAGTACCAGTGTTTGGCTCTTGTGACGGATGACAATATCGGGACGAAGCTTAAATTTTGGTGCCCCTACATGTTCATCCACCAAATGTGCTGAAGATTCCTGAACCCGAACACTGTCGGTATCGGGCCAGTAAGTCCGAATGCCATACGCGACGTAATCTTCAAAAACGCGCTCCATCGGGAACAATAGCGATAAGCTTGGCGTATGGCCCGTTTTGATACCAAATCCCCTACCCTGAAGCAATGCATCGGCCCAGCGCAGTGCCGATTCGTACCGAAGAAATAACCGACTTGACCGCCGAATCAACCGTAGATCATCCGGTAACGAGTTCGTCTCCGGCACTTCATCCAGCGCCCAAAGTACCTGTCGAATCCGGCGCTGGCTAACGGGGTTATTCGTTGCTCCGTTTACGTAAACCATTGCCGTTTTTAAAATACGATTAGCGGCAACATCAGCCGTGAGGCAATCGTAGGTCACTGCCAGTCGCTCGGCGTGCCAGGCATTCTCCCGCTGCTGTCGGACAGCCTGAAATTTACCTTTCCAGAAGCGTTCATTGCTATCGACCGATACGTACGCGTGCTGGATTCCCTGTTGCACTAATGGCTCTACGGCATCCAGAAAAGCCGAAATGAACACGTCCCACAAAGGCAATTGAATAGCCCGCGTATGGGCTGCCGGGAGCGTTCGAAATGGGCTATGACGAAGGTGCCGCAGCATGGTCAGTAGCAAAGGCCGGGTGTTGTCGATCTGCCCAATCTTTGGTAGAATTTCCAGTTGCGTATGATTGGGCAGTGGAAGCAAACCCACATAATTTCGAACTTGAATCAATTCACGACCTTTTTGTATAGAG
Coding sequences:
- a CDS encoding glycoside hydrolase family 2 TIM barrel-domain containing protein, with the protein product MRSFSCVLFLIVSILISSCTETQKSHLATSTETKPTSIQHTGDSYQLLRYGKPYFIQGAGGVSHLAQLKDCGGNSIRIWDDLEAGSILDQSEKLGLTVFFGLWVERELEGFDYDNQEAVDRQYERIRKIVLKYKNHPAVLMWCVGNEWAMEASNFRVYDEVNRLAALVHELDPDHPVATVISPDSERAIWLVQERCPAIDVLALNSYALTEKLPQFLKKGGWDKPYLISEYGAQAYWETPVTPWKAPIEPTSQEKYDFVKKFYRQYIGSRPPNCLGAYLFYWGFKQEETHTWFNVFDDQGRATSLVELMQLLWSGKQTLNKAPVVKGLLIDGKASTYQSYIPSVAAHQAQILTSDPEGDTLTYYWEIKRRAQFSADYAGTPLPALKGLIQNPNQSAISFKLPTKPGAYRLFAYAYDTHRHISSANFSFEVRPSDSAKDE
- a CDS encoding FkbM family methyltransferase codes for the protein MRTITGLAKKALGIHPQQGVNPLKNLTHIGSHFHGYHVPSNFLTSESICYCIGAGEDISFDTELKVIYDAQVFIFDPMPEGVNHFRKLKEFTKNQQPLTIEPTVPFTYRISEKQVEEITFVEIGVWDQKTNLKFFAPERDDYASHSLYLFQESNDYIEAPVDRLSNLMNMLGHSSLDVVKLEIEGAEYTVIDTIVKDKLDIKIILVEFDEVHNANDKSFHFRIKKTCKKLKEAGYVLVHSTHNLKRTFIREDVYKSLKNQENLPVNFTINKAADYSSAPITSR
- a CDS encoding McrC family protein; the encoded protein is MITTILVLENSQIGSADQWSEPPLGGVLVLDAVFQALRQFVFDDEQAEGLLAFSIQKGRELIQVRNYVGLLPLPNHTQLEILPKIGQIDNTRPLLLTMLRHLRHSPFRTLPAAHTRAIQLPLWDVFISAFLDAVEPLVQQGIQHAYVSVDSNERFWKGKFQAVRQQRENAWHAERLAVTYDCLTADVAANRILKTAMVYVNGATNNPVSQRRIRQVLWALDEVPETNSLPDDLRLIRRSSRLFLRYESALRWADALLQGRGFGIKTGHTPSLSLLFPMERVFEDYVAYGIRTYWPDTDSVRVQESSAHLVDEHVGAPKFKLRPDIVIRHKSQTLVLDTKWKQIKGREAGANPVSGNYGIEQADMYQLYAYGKKYAADDLFLIYPANESFRQPLPVFGYDATTRLHVVPFDLTNSLANEVEKLATYALSFE
- a CDS encoding single-stranded DNA-binding protein — translated: MRGLNKVTLIGNLGKDPEIQQLDGNISVAKFSLATTESYKDDKGQVQSNTEWHSIVVWRGLADLAHKYLHKGSAVYLEGKLKTRQFEDKEGNKKYVTEIIGDSFIMLDKPEHEA
- a CDS encoding gluconate:H+ symporter, which gives rise to MPLILTLIGILTLVFLVAFVRLDTFISFVIVALGIGLASGMDVVAVGKSIQSGIGGTLGELVLIIGFGAMLGRLVAESGAARRITDVLIGWFGIKNIRWGLALAGFVIGIPLFYNAGFIIVVPLIFTIAASSRLPLMSVAVPMLSALSVAHGYLPPHPSPSAVAGQLNANIGQTLIYGIIVAIPAIIIAGPLFGRTLVNIKASPNRDLFNIREVPSQNLPGAGISFFVALLPVLLLTTFGPLKNAMPGESFLKTIVTLLAEPYIGMLLSVLVAMYALGLRQGQSMKAITKDMEEAVKAIAPILLVIAGAGALKQVFGDSGTSKYIGSLLADAAIPPLLLGWGIAAFIRVCVGSATVAGLTTVGIILPLLQSQPIKPELMVLAIGSGSLMFSHINDGGFWLFKEYFNLTIGQTIRTWSLMETIVSIVGLIGVLLLNLVV
- a CDS encoding four-carbon acid sugar kinase family protein, yielding MVVNVHQKMAQLPTNYPEDMLVSIREAFSKSGKTIIVLDDDPTGTQTCYDVPVLTSWRVELITEELKKKPSILFILTNSRSLPEQEAVELIEEIGTNVQQAATDSAREIVVISRSDSTLRGHFPAEVEAIARTLAIEDAVIVLVPAFIEGGRFTLDDVHYLVENEELVPVSDTPFAKDVVFGYKNSNLKLWVEEKTRGRIKASDVKSVSIDDIRKGGPEVVGDKLNACARGSVCIINAASYRDLEVAVMGLLVAEKSGKKFLYRSSATLVPIRAGMESGKPFVPQIEDVESPTGSLVLVGSHVPKTTGQLNVLLATGIYQSIEVNVGEVLHSTELVSKAEAISRQADQWLVSGENVVIHTSRKLEVGQDTKSSLTINALVSDFLVNILNGISVRPQFIVAKGGITSSDLASKGLSAEKALVLGPIIPGVPVWQMDVKSKFPGIMYVVFPGNVGDETALAEVCWKLRG
- a CDS encoding carbon-nitrogen hydrolase family protein, translating into MKICVAQTRPVKGDIERNRIRHEELIALAVSNEADIIIFPELSLTGYEPQLANELATDQNDSRFDSFQKISDTNNIIIGIGVPTQTPTGICISLVIFQPNQVRQTYSKKYLHADEVPFFKSGQNLTGLLGNEAAIALAICYELSVPEHAEDAFKQGAKIYIASVAKSIEGVEKATQRLAEIAATYSMTVFMSNCVGHCDDFDCGGKTSIWNTGGLLVGQLNDSSEGILLIDTETQEITERILYTER
- the denD gene encoding D-erythronate dehydrogenase, producing the protein MQLIITGGAGFLGQRLAKALLNSSVVFDALLLVDIVLPLNPGNDTRVTCQQLDLSEEGVAKNLITNQTGLIFHLAAVVSSQAEKEFDLGWRVNLDSTRYLLEACRCQHPGIRFVFASSLAVYGGQLPAIVDDLTVVTPRSSYGAQKAMGEFLVNDYSRKNFVDGRVLRLPTICVRPGRPNQAASSFVSSIIREPIHGEEAICPVSPELALWLSSPDTIIDNIIKAATLPGTVFGDWRTVNLPGIGVTVQQMLDSLERITDQETRARVQFKPDPAINAIVSSWPGVIDNSRALQLGFRVDSHFDQFITQFIAQTNV
- a CDS encoding TrkA family potassium uptake protein — protein: MLSKLKQPFSLLSPLLVILGISILGIAGYMSIEQYNFVDALYMTVISITTAGYTEVRPLSPAGRLFTVFLLISSFTTFAYALALITQYIASGEFSHYFKQRKMANQIDTLANHVILCGLGRSGQEAAITLRQHRVPFIVIEQNEERIRTYETKDASLLYVIGSATEDETLLKAGITRAKALLTALPTDADNVFIVLSARSLNDKLTIISRASHYSAQNKLRKAGANNVVMPDKIGGAHMASIVSRPDIMEFLDYLTGNVENGSIMDVKEINKLAKDYRGLPLQQLIDDNLAEGLIVAIRTATGFLITPEPSLLLEADMKLFFLHQASIRNSPVLAERVV